A stretch of DNA from Acanthopagrus latus isolate v.2019 chromosome 7, fAcaLat1.1, whole genome shotgun sequence:
AGTGGGAATGGTTTAATAGAGATCCTCGCGTACCACTGCAGAAACCCCACATGCTGTCTATCGTTTTCGACAACTGAAGGGATTTCCTGAGGGTCCAGCAGAGAGGGAGCTCGCCTGCGGTCAGGACAGTTAAggttaaaatatgtaaaacttttttttctttatgatgCGGTTCAAATCATATTTATTCCATTAATTTGCAATGGAATAAAGAGGCTGGAATTATataaaagatgtgttttatAATTCTTTTGTGGACGGACATGATCATACTGTATTCTGTctgtttataaaagaaaaagtaaacataATATTGTCTTCCTGTGTACATCCAAACTTAGGGCTCTAATTTCCTGACATAGTGCACAGGTGTAAGCACAAGCAAGATGTCCAGGtagaaatgcacattttttgcagtttgggtgACATAGGGCATTGAGGCAAACCTGGTGTAACCAGGCACATCTGGACACAACATAAGAGCTGGATTGAATACAACAGTAGCTGGAAAAATACGGAATCAACAGATGGAGTCGTGGTGAGCTTCAGTAATGACCAATCACGTGAGCTTGATCCTTCTAAATCTTCATCTCATTTCAAAGCAGCAACAGGTGAAACAGACCTAGAGGATCATCCCCAATGTTAGTATACGTCAACCTAAATATGGCAGctgataataaaacatgttaactCTTTGTTATCTTTGTTATTAATTGTAACAATCTTCCTCAGTCACATtgaaaaaacagtattttaatgCACATCAATCAGCAGCAGACTAGCCAGTGTGAAActtgtgattttaaaagagCGATGATTATAATTGCCTCACACAAGACGCAAAAAAATAGACTTGTGCCCGAGTAAATACAAACTGTGTTTGCTTTAAACCTTCAGGACTAGTTAAGCCTGTTGTGTTGTCGATCTCACTATTCTTGTTTTAATAGAAAACAgaattgaaaacatttcttttgtgaGCACGAACATAATGATAATCTCTGGGTTCACCAGTTCATTGAAACTGGATGACATCCAgataaaccaaataaaaagcctcacacaaacacactaaacagTTGTAGTAGTACagtgtttgcattttaacatcAGTCATCAACACACAATGTATGTTTTGTCACATTGATATGATATGCAGAGGGAAACAGTCCATTAGTGAGATGACTGACAGCCACTAATGgattttacactgtttttagGTTATACAAGGAAACCGCTGTGTTTCTGGTGGCAGATTCCTGTGCAGTATATGTCTCCCAGACTGCACTTTGAAATGTTCTTTATTACGTTTGTAAAGTTCACAAGATGGCACTGATTCTTGAGTGCAAAGAGAGCTGAAGCTTTCAGTCTGCAGAAGTGTATGAAGTGACAAACTAATGATAAAATATTgaccaatatgttttttttcttcataaagtaccacatttaaaaaaaactcgTGAAAAAACTGCtaaaagtaaatattaaacattaacagtAATATGATATATTACACGGTGTTGATGCACCTGGTGTGAGACAGACGCTCTCAGTCCTCTCAACAGtggtcttgtttgtttatggAAATTATACCAAAGTGTCAAAAATGAATGTGTATATGATGCACTGATGTTAAATATGCTCCATGTAGCACCTTTTGAGAGTCAACCTCACCTCAACATGGACATAATGGCTGTTTATTCTGTGtactgtggttttgttttctatgtTTGAACTGAGAAACTCCTCAAAGTGTGTTCGTCTGTAGAATAGTTTAGCCTGCAGACAGCAAACACTAATATAGATTGGTTTTGTTTCATGCTAGAACAGTTAATGTTCTATTGAAAATATTCTATGCAACATCTGTAAATATACAGTAGCAGCTTGTACTGTACTAATGTGATTATATGAATGTGAACCATGAAGTGCCTTTCTGCTCTGGAAATGAAGTCTGTGCGTTTAATGGTGCTTAACGTTGGTAATGATGGGTGATACacttgtacattttgtttttactgtctcGTGTATACACATACTTAACGTCTTGTTTGCACACCCAACATTAATGAAGCTCTTCTCTTCCAGTTCCTGAACAATGTACATCCTTTTTTATCTCGTTGAAAACACTGTTGGTATTGTTTAAGCATTAAATTGACATAATACTGTATCAGATGCTTTTCTATGAAGCCAAATAAGCTAGCAGGGAAATAATGTGTCCTTGGACGAGCAGCTTTAATTTCATCTTCCGAATTGTCTAAATCATTAATGGAAAATGCTGCTCTCACCCTCCTTGTTCACCATTTGCCTTCTACGACTTTGACCATGCGTGTCATGCTGTTGTTGCCTGACTGATCCTGTAAACAGAGAGGTTGATGTGAAAGACTGTAAGGTCACGCTGCCAGCAGCAGCGTCTTGGGCTGATGCCAGCTGAAGCAAAAAATCCTGTGCTGCgtacatgtgtttgtatgtgtgtacagaggaaatgtgttaataaatCAAAGAGCTGTCAAAACACTTTTGGATGTGCCGTTAAAGATGTGTACATAAcagaaatgatgtattttttctgtaataGACCAATTAGTGACCATCTCGTAAATGTTGTAAAATCACTGCATCTTAGTGATGAACTAGGTGAACTTTgctgatagatagatagatagatagatagatagatagatagatagatagatagatagatagatagatagatagatagatagatagatagatagatataagGTAGATATACACATCAACATAGCAGAGAGAACTAATAACAGTAATTAAAATGGCTCAGTGCAGAAGATAAGAATAATGCATGGCATACAACATACACAGCAAAAATGTAGACATATCAGATATAAATCTATACATCTATAAAATAAGCACTACTGACAATTTGGTAaactgtgcttgtgtttgtgttaccaACATAGTTGCCAAACTGTATTCATCTGTGTATGCTGCTAACAGAACATGGGAGGGATAActgaacccaaaacaaacacacactcagcaggtAACACTGCTGTTCATTTTGTGTACATGAGAGAAAGCAGCTTAACTCTTTGATGCTGCTTgcacaggtttgtgtgttttgtgtgtgttagactGTATCATCTCATCTTCATGAATGTTAATACAGGCTaaatctgtgtgcatgtgatgtAAACACTGCATCAGTAAATGTGTCTCcgttttcatttgtgtttcatttggaaTCGGTGCTggatcatttttaaatcattatattttcctgtttccttcatTTAAAAAGCATCTGGTAAACTGAGCACTACTGAACAAGACATAGCACAATAAAGGTGACTCAGATTTATACACATCTGACGGACAACATTGTGCAATTTGGCGGAGGCAACATGCGGGCTAGAGGTGAGCAGGCAATAGTTCAAAGGTCCTTTGGCACCGAATTTGTTTCattccacaaacacactggctCTCCACGCTTCAACTCGGCACCAGTCATGCTACTAATGCCTGTCATCACTAATAAATGTTCCACCACTCTGATTTATCTCAGCACACATCACACCCAAATTTCAAAGTCAACAGAGATGCATCTGTTTGACACATGATATTGTGACAGAGTAGCTGCCTGCCACCACCTTCTGGCGTGATGTTGCTGCTTTGTCAACTCTGTTGCGATGGCTGTCTAGACCCTTTGTCATTAAATCTTATCAGTTTTTATCACTTCTCTTTTATGTTTATCTTAAACTCACCCAACCAGCAGAGACTCATTATTTGGATTTTTACAAAGCGATCAACAAGTAAATTATTAATCCGAACATACAGAGCTGTTCACCTGAGGGAAGAGTTGAGGCCAAATTAGTCCCAACTCGCAGTCTGCACTACTGCCCCACTTAGTGGTCAAAAAGGACACAATGCATGATGAGAAAACTTAGCCTTGagtttcactgtatttttttctttaactggaGTAAATGGGAATCCATAGATTTGAGGTGTTTATTTGTAAGATAAGAAAGGCAATTAAAGTGTCATCTTACATTAATCTTCTCTCTCGTATATATCTGACATTGACTTCTGACTTCCTGCTGATTAATGTTTGTAACTGTTGACCTAAACACCAGTTTATAAAATCActtctttgtttaaatgttgttgtcatatggagctgctggtggacaAGATTCTTTGATGGCAAAACAGAATATCAATGGCTATtactattgttcttctggaatttattaaagtttttcatgattccgtacgttttttgacacgcttcttctcctacagtttttgtgctacagaaaccattcaagtatcaaaatgtgcagctttttaaggacattactgctttctttttttctatattttatactttttgaaatattaagctttttatgcaaaattttgtccattcatccttatggggattttttcaaatttcattcagctataacttcagcatacgttcagctattgaaaccattcagctattaaaacgttcagcttgttaagctctttcagccttcttttcagcttttcagcttttcaactttttcataaattctgctttttatgaaaaaaatttaacatgGCCGCAAATgagaaaagcttcaaatcctcttcaaaaatcctcgactttcaacctcttcttctctctcatgctttgagctagagacaccattccaactttaaaagagtcacaaaaccttgaactactgggcttgtattcagtttttaaagatattgtacgattttggactaatcacagttttagtttgaagaacttttagcccgtcttctgactttataatgggtgtgtattgcgtgagctagagtgcgtgacatcatcaactgctgcaccccagagtgtagagcagctccaaaagtgagaaaaaaaaatctcttcagcttgatttagatccaaaacctttcactcaacatggacaatgtatacatagaaatgtaggaaatcttgttggctttcaggtGATGGCCTCATTTCAGAGGTAtgacttacagttttggatgttgAAGCTGTGGAGCAACAAGAAGTCACTAAGCCGCCCCATAAgccacaatgttaattttgagcctaaatttctggaagacagcagacggtacctgatttgtctcttgcgtttgtgccctcatttctcactttccagaaataaaaaagaagatcATCGAGTTCGGCTATGTCTcccctcactcaccatatagatattttggccCTAACAGTTAcgtttttttgtaaaatcgcaggggtttgggaggcattttcccattcattcttatggggacattcTGTCTCTGCTACGtctccagcgtgtgtatctgtagaatgcgtgtgtattgcgtcagcgAGAGCGAGTGACACAATCacttgattggagagcagctggaacactggagagagaattctcttcagctggatttggatcccacatcttttcctTTACGTAGaagatgcagccattttaagctctctctgtttttaactttccaccttttctgacttttctcaccttttaaagctctttcttgctttaattttccaccttttcagtcttttttcacctttttaagctctttctgccctctcaatatacaactttttggccttgtgagtcttttttcaccatttcaagCTCTTTCAGGCTTATTGCTCTACagctttttggccttttcacatattcatctttctgccttcaACTCCTTAAAACATTCCGCTTtatgttcagctatggaactgttcaactatcaacatgttcaacattttaaggtctttcggcctttaacgttgcaacttttccagctttttgattttttcaacttttcggcAGGACGTTCATCAGATTTCCAAGAGcatttcagccttcagcattcacattgtattttcgtaggaaatacaaatttttctagttcTCAGTTAGTTTTCATTACTCAATTAATGTTAGTCCCTCTTTATCAGAATATTTCACAGACTGTGTtgactgtgcaaaaaaaatgaaataccacTTGAGGGGCAAAATGTGTTCCCACCTCAAGAAAGACAATGTCCttcattttacatacattactGTACAACTACGACATACTACAGAATAAAGCCATTTGAACAAGTAATTGAATTTttctttcaagttttatttttttatttaaaaaaaaaaaagaaattgtgtgggaaccggagcacccggagaAAACCCACACAGGCATAGGGAAGGCATGTTAAAGGGACATTCTgatgtaagtttaatccatggtctaacacaccctgacaccgagtaagaccccccctcgagagatcaagttagcgGACCGCTAGTTTATGGAGTtcagcaacctcagaaatgaccgcatgATGACAGTACACTGCAGTgtacgcctccaacaagaaactgccatcaaaaggccacaaataatgctcagaacagcaccagacttcagcaacagtacaaacagggtcccagcacatagtttgaggcatccAACCCCcgctagcttagccggattgctattgtaaagtcaACATAACTCACCACTCCCcggctgcagcttcctgttgtggtgAAGCCCTGCGTGTCACTTACCAAGTGCAGTTAGAAACACTgctgcacttggtaatcgactcgtcgGGACTCCCCCACAACAAGGGGGAGTTGTGAATTGTGTTGACTTAACAGTAGCAATTCGGCTAAAACAGCtgaggtttgatgcctcgaactacgtgctgagaccctatttgtactgtcGCTGAAGTtcggtgctgttctgagcatcatttgtGACTTTATGCTggcagtttcttgttggaggcgtatactgcaatgtattgttattgtgcggccatttctgaggttgctaaaactacgtaaactagcggtctgctaacttgatctctcgacTTCaggtcttactcggtgtcacgatgtgttagaccatggattaaatttacaccagaatatccctttaactccacacagacagcacacatGTAGCTTGTCTAAAAGACACAGTATGTGAAACAATTCTGATTAGCTCCTCGTACTAGGTCTGCAAgagtgtgctgctgtttggagGTAACACTGATGTGGTGCCAACCCATGCCCGACCACAGATGAGATGTGGTATCTACTGGCTGTCCACAGTAGAGATGTTCTTGATGTTGAGGTTCGATGGCGATTGTGACAGCTTGAGTTGTTGAAGCCATCTCACTTCTTCCACTTCTGTGGTTTCCTCAATCCTAGAAAGTGACGGACTCTTTTCCAGGAAGACTTTTTTGATTTGGCTGGGTGAGTCTCCTCGGAGACTTGAGTCACGTCTAGAAGTTCAAAGGCCGGGGCAGAAGCGATGGATTCCTGCTCACATGCCTTTTCTTCAGGGATTTTGGTCACCTCCAGAAGTTCGGGGGCCGAAACAATATCGATGGACTCTTGCTCGCGTGCCTTTTCCTCGGGAATTTTGGTCACCTCCAGAAGTTCGGGGGCTGAGGTAGTAACAATAGACTCCTGCTCGCACGGCTTCTCTTCTGGGATTTCAGCTTCCTTCAACGCCTTAAGCTCTGTTGAGAGGACAAGGCTGAGAGAGACCTGAGCAGTAAGCTGacttttcagctcctccagttgtCTCTCATAATATTCCTCCTTCTCCAGTGTCTTTTGCTTGAGATTGTTTATTTCCTCGGTCATGCTGTGACGGAGGTCGTTCTGCTCAGCCTTCAAGTTGGTAATAACCTGCAAGTCTCTCAACATTGTGTCCACGTGAGCCTTGACTTCTTTCTCAAGCTCCCGTTGCAGACTTTCAGCCTGCTGTCTCACAGTGATGACTTCAGATTCATACCCTTGGCtgattttttctattttgtcttGGAGAGGGTTGTTCTTTTGCTGCTCCACCTGGAGTTCAGCAGTATACTTGTCCTGGCTGGATGCTTGTGCTATTTCCAGCtcgttgtgttgctgttgaaggAGTTTTCTTTGCTGGGCTTCACCCTGAAGCTCGTGTCTGAGAGTCTCAACCTGGTGTCTgacttcagtgacatcagtttCATACCTAACATAAGAATGGATAAGATGAGATTAGTATAAGGATAAACACAGTACACTGTAACTGTTATATGTACGCACATAATATATGCAATATATACTACTTCACAGTAATTACTTCAGATTCATACCTTTGGCTGATTTTGTCCAGTTTGTCTTTGAGAATGttgttcttctgctgctccacctggaGTTCAGCAGTATACTTGTCTTGGCTGGATGCTTGTGCTATTTCCAGCTCGTTGTGTTGTTGAAGGAGTTTTCTTTGCTGGGCTTCGCCCTGTAGCTTGTGTTTGAGCGTCTCaacctgctgtctgacttcaaTGACATCAGTTTCATACCTAACATAAGAATAGATTAGATTAGTATAAGGATAAACATACTACACTGTAACTGTTATATGTACACATAATATATGCAATATATAATACGTACCTGACTTTAAGCTCATTGTAGGAGATACTGATCTGATCCAGTTCTTTCTGAAGAAGACTGTTCTTGTCCTTCTCCGCCTGGAGGTCAGCTTGATATTTCTCCTCATTGATTAAATGGGCAACCTTCAGCTCCTCGTAATCTTTATGAagatccttcttcttcttctgcctggtGTTGTCTCTCACCTGAGTAGCTATCTTTGTGCTGCTGAGAGTTGCATCATCGCTGTACTTTCTCAGCCGCTCTAGCTCTCTGGTGGTCTCTTTCCCCCTgttaatgtacatttctttcagggttttctgctttttcagctgctctctggtttCTTCGAGCTCTTGGATTAGTCTCTCCCGAGATATGTCTATGGGGCGCTCACTAGAGTTCTCCATTTCGTTCGGCTGGTACTGTTGTCACGTATAAACAAATACCGTCACCTTGTTCCTGACTTTCCTTTCTCACGATAACACGGATGTGTCTGCGTTCGATGAAAGATCAGACTGACAAAGTGCTGTCCTGCAAACCTGCCCTTTATATAGGCACGGAATGGAATGTTGCCGTGGAGGTTCTATTTGGCTTTGATCaccatggacacacacacatgcacacacacacacgcacacacacacacgcacacacacacacacacacacacacacacacacacacacacacacacacacacacacacacacacacacacacacacacacacacacacacacacacacacaaggtcaaCAAATATAATGTCAAATACAAATAATGGTGTCTCAATGGTGTCAATGgtaattgtgttgttgttttttttttaacatctctgTACCCATCATGTTAATGCATGATTACTCATTATCCTCACCCACCACCATGAAAGGAGACACGTTACCACACCAGATAAAGGCCTTTAAACACAACAGTATACGTGGCACTGTTTCAAGACACAAATGTTGTTGacataaaatacttttaaataaaagaaaatactaCAGACCAATTGCTATAGCTAGTATACTATCTAAAGTGTTAGAACGGATCTTGCTTTATAGGCTTTAAGAATATGCTTTAACTACTGACAACCAGTTTGGATTCAGAGCTAAGCAAGGCACtgatttgtgtatttatcagaatcagaatcagaaatcctttaatgtccagcagacggggaaatttgtatgtcacagcagcgacataatattacaaaaacagaaacaaattacaataacaggaacaatagcaaaaataagcaaaacaattaaaaagggaagaaatagacatatacacatatttacatgatgtagtgcaaaattaacagcggtttttgctttgtttttttttgtttttttaacataggttttaaatacagataataaatatggaataaatatgggtgttaaggaaattgaccagataGTGCAAAAACTGAAGTGACCACTTTAAAAGAACTTGTCTCTAACTATAAAAGGCACAATTCAACAATGTTTATGTGCTTTTTAGATGAGGCCAAAGCCTCTGACCGCATTAATCATGGCAAACTGTTTATTAAGCTGCAAGAGCGAAGGGTGCCCACATACTTAATAAGAATTCTGCATTATTGGTACTCAAACCAAAGTTAGATGGGGCAAAACAATATCGAACCCATTCCCTGTCACTAATGGGGTCAGACAAGGCGGAGTATTGTCACCTGTACTTTTCAACCTGTATATGGATGGTCTGTCTAGAGAATGAGAGGAGTGTAAGACTGGATGTATGGTGGGGAATCAACTTATTAACCATTTAATGTACGCTGACGATTTAATCATTATGTCACCATATAGTGCTGGCTTACAGCAACTGCTCAGAGTTCATACAAAGTTTGGTTTGGAGTTTGAAGTGTCATCATGATAGCCAGAACTAAGGAGGATCAGAAGCTCAAGTTTCCCTCCTTTTACTTGTCTGAGCAAGAGCTACATATTGAAACCAAAGTAAAACACTTAGGGCATATCATCAGGAATGATCTTAATGATGATGCAAAAATCTACATGTGTTTCCTCCAACAGCGCCACAGCCCAACGTTGCAGCTTTAATTACGTTTACACCAGAAGTTTTGTCTctactgtctctgtctcttaaaagaggagaaagaacggTAGAGGCTTAAAGATACTGTACATGAGTCAGCAACTATTTACGAGAAAGATGTTCGACAGCATTCTGTTTGCTAGTAATGTCATAAACCTCGATGATATGAAGAGACTAACCTTGGCATCTCCGGCCTCCGATCAGCATGTAGCCCTTCTGGCACTCACAGTGGTACAAGCCCATGCTGTTGATGCAGCGGCCCCTCTGACAATCTGACGGCCTCTCACACTCATTGATATCTGAAGGGAAGGATATAGAAACAGTGTGTTGGAGTGTGACGCACCAGTTACTCCTGAATTTTACAGTTCGATTCTATCTATTGAGTTTACAGGTGATAAATAATTCCATATTGGTAATCCATGCCTTCACAGTGGAGGAAGGTGTGGGAGAGATTAAACGAAGCCACATCGCAGTGATGCAGTGACATGTTTTTACGGATATATAGTTTTATAGTTAgatagttttttgtttgaactCTTGCAGTTAGTAAGTTCAACTGCAACATTATTGAGTTTAGCACAGCAGGTTTTGACTTtaccttgacattttgtgttacTTAAGTAAAGATTCCtattttttccataatttcCACGGCATTTTCTTTGGGTTACCTGACACCGATACCAGTATTTTACATTAAACGGCACTACTACGGCATGTCATGTTTTCACAAGCGAGGTCTATTTATTATGGTGATGCAGCTGTGGTGAATGGTACATATAAAACTGCTTTAATAACTTATTTATTGAGGGTTCCTACAGCTTTACCAtgtttttttcaagcattttcaagCTTTTAAGGCAAATTCCATATTTTCTACATACATAAactcaaaatgattatttcacGTATCCACACTGAATCCAATGTTACCGTGCTATAAACAACCAAGGGTACGTTTCATGATAGCACAGCACAGAAGGCTGAGAAATCGaaatatatacatttcaaaatcCGTACGTAGATCTGGCTTCCTACTTAACCTGGCTGAGCCAATATGAAACAACGCAACATGAAAGTGGTGCATTTTGAAATTACATATTTCTTTTGAACATCACAGCAGGCTGATCAGTGACGTTTCACCGAAATAATGCAGAAGTTGAAACAAAAGGTCTTGgtgcaaaaacatattttca
This window harbors:
- the LOC119023014 gene encoding paramyosin-like isoform X1, which gives rise to MENSSERPIDISRERLIQELEETREQLKKQKTLKEMYINRGKETTRELERLRKYSDDATLSSTKIATQVRDNTRQKKKKDLHKDYEELKVAHLINEEKYQADLQAEKDKNSLLQKELDQISISYNELKVRYETDVIEVRQQVETLKHKLQGEAQQRKLLQQHNELEIAQASSQDKYTAELQVEQQKNNILKDKLDKISQRYETDVTEVRHQVETLRHELQGEAQQRKLLQQQHNELEIAQASSQDKYTAELQVEQQKNNPLQDKIEKISQGYESEVITVRQQAESLQRELEKEVKAHVDTMLRDLQVITNLKAEQNDLRHSMTEEINNLKQKTLEKEEYYERQLEELKSQLTAQVSLSLVLSTELKALKEAEIPEEKPCEQESIVTTSAPELLEVTKIPEEKAREQESIDIVSAPELLEVTKIPEEKACEQESIASAPAFELLDVTQVSEETHPAKSKKSSWKRVRHFLGLRKPQKWKK
- the LOC119023014 gene encoding keratin, type I cytoskeletal 9-like isoform X2 — protein: MENSSERPIDISRERLIQELEETREQLKKQKTLKEMYINRGKETTRELERLRKYSDDATLSSTKIATQVRDNTRQKKKKDLHKDYEELKVAHLINEEKYQADLQAEKDKNSLLQKELDQISISYNELKVRYETDVTEVRHQVETLRHELQGEAQQRKLLQQQHNELEIAQASSQDKYTAELQVEQQKNNPLQDKIEKISQGYESEVITVRQQAESLQRELEKEVKAHVDTMLRDLQVITNLKAEQNDLRHSMTEEINNLKQKTLEKEEYYERQLEELKSQLTAQVSLSLVLSTELKALKEAEIPEEKPCEQESIVTTSAPELLEVTKIPEEKAREQESIDIVSAPELLEVTKIPEEKACEQESIASAPAFELLDVTQVSEETHPAKSKKSSWKRVRHFLGLRKPQKWKK